From Streptomyces sp. CMB-StM0423, a single genomic window includes:
- a CDS encoding response regulator transcription factor yields MRLLIVEDERRLATSLARGLAAEGFAVDVVHDGVEGLHRATETDYDLIVLDIMLPGLNGYRVCAALRAAGDETPILMLTAKDGEYDEAEGLDTGADDYLTKPFSYVVLLARVRALLRRRGRTAAPVLRVGALAVDPAARRVHVGDTEVTLTTKEFAVLEVLAQRAGEVVAKSEILDHAWDFAYDGDPNIVEVYVSALRRKLGARTIQTVRGAGYRLADPDATGGSARA; encoded by the coding sequence ATGCGACTGCTGATCGTCGAGGACGAGCGACGCCTCGCCACCTCCCTCGCCCGCGGGCTCGCCGCCGAGGGCTTCGCCGTGGACGTCGTCCACGACGGCGTCGAGGGCCTCCACCGGGCCACCGAGACCGACTACGACCTCATCGTCCTCGACATCATGCTCCCCGGCCTGAACGGCTACCGCGTCTGCGCCGCCCTCCGCGCCGCAGGCGACGAGACCCCGATCCTCATGCTCACCGCCAAAGACGGCGAATACGACGAAGCCGAGGGCCTCGACACCGGCGCCGACGACTACCTCACCAAGCCCTTCAGCTACGTCGTCCTCCTCGCCCGCGTACGCGCCCTCCTGCGCCGCCGCGGCCGCACCGCCGCCCCCGTCCTGCGCGTCGGCGCCCTCGCCGTCGACCCCGCCGCGCGCCGGGTCCACGTCGGGGACACCGAGGTGACGCTGACGACCAAGGAGTTCGCGGTCCTCGAAGTGCTCGCCCAGCGCGCCGGGGAGGTCGTCGCCAAGTCCGAGATCCTCGACCACGCCTGGGACTTCGCGTACGACGGCGACCCCAACATCGTCGAGGTCTACGTCAGCGCCCTGCGCCGCAAACTCGGCGCCCGCACCATCCAGACCGTACGCGGCGCCGGCTACCGCCTCGCCGACCCCGACGCAACCGGCGGCAGCGCCCGTGCGTAG
- a CDS encoding aminopeptidase P family protein, which yields MTQEQPQTRTPETAETAVPAETAETAPGATAGGAEGAEGTEAEDTEEKPVKQRKNGLYGALSDELAENMKSGWADTERHGLQPLPQAPYAAERRAALSARFPGERLVIPAGNLKVRANDTEYPFRPSSDYAYLTGDQTEDGVLVLEPVTTRDGTPGHEATAYLLPRSDRTNGEFWLSGQGELWVGRRNSLTENAKLLGLPVKDVRKLTEHLAEATGPVRLLRGYDAAVDKALDDKVTGERDEEFRVFLSEMRLVKDEFEIAELEYACESTARGFEDVVKILDRAEATSERYIEGTFFLRARVEGNDVGYSSICASGPNATTLHWVRNDGAVRSDELLLLDAGVETRNLYTADVTRTLPIDGTYTPLQRRIYEAVYEAQEAGIAAVRPGAAYRDFHDASQRVLAAKLIEWGLLQVEDVDKVLELGLQRRWTLHGTGHMLGIDVHDCAAARTEEYVGGTLRAGMCLTVEPGLYFQADDLTVPEEYRGIGVRIEDDILVTEDGCRNLSDGLPRQADEVEAWMARLRA from the coding sequence GTGACCCAGGAGCAGCCGCAGACCCGGACGCCCGAGACCGCGGAGACCGCGGTACCCGCGGAGACCGCGGAGACCGCGCCCGGAGCGACCGCGGGAGGCGCCGAGGGCGCGGAAGGCACCGAGGCGGAGGACACCGAGGAGAAGCCCGTCAAGCAGCGCAAGAACGGCCTCTACGGGGCCCTCTCCGACGAACTCGCCGAGAACATGAAGTCCGGCTGGGCCGACACCGAACGCCACGGCCTCCAGCCCCTCCCCCAGGCCCCGTACGCCGCGGAACGCCGCGCCGCGCTCTCCGCGCGCTTCCCCGGCGAACGCCTCGTCATCCCCGCCGGCAACCTCAAGGTCCGGGCCAACGACACCGAATACCCCTTCCGGCCCTCCTCCGACTACGCCTACCTCACCGGCGACCAGACCGAGGACGGCGTGCTCGTCCTGGAACCCGTCACCACCCGCGACGGCACTCCGGGACACGAGGCGACCGCGTACCTGCTGCCGCGCTCCGACCGCACCAACGGCGAGTTCTGGCTCTCCGGCCAGGGCGAACTGTGGGTCGGCCGGCGCAACAGCCTCACCGAGAACGCGAAGCTGCTCGGCCTCCCCGTCAAGGACGTCCGCAAGCTGACCGAGCACCTGGCGGAGGCCACCGGCCCCGTACGGCTGCTGCGCGGCTACGACGCCGCCGTCGACAAGGCGCTCGACGACAAGGTCACCGGCGAGCGGGACGAGGAGTTCCGCGTCTTCCTCTCCGAGATGCGGCTCGTCAAGGACGAGTTCGAGATCGCGGAGCTGGAGTACGCCTGCGAGTCGACCGCGCGCGGCTTCGAGGACGTCGTGAAGATCCTCGACCGGGCCGAGGCCACCAGCGAGCGGTACATCGAGGGCACGTTCTTCCTCCGCGCGCGCGTCGAGGGCAACGACGTCGGCTACAGCTCCATCTGCGCCTCCGGCCCGAACGCCACGACGCTGCACTGGGTACGCAACGACGGCGCCGTCCGCTCCGACGAGCTGCTCCTGCTCGACGCCGGGGTGGAGACCCGCAACCTCTACACCGCCGACGTCACCCGCACCCTCCCCATCGACGGCACGTACACGCCGCTGCAGCGGCGGATCTACGAGGCCGTGTACGAGGCGCAGGAGGCGGGCATCGCCGCCGTCCGGCCGGGCGCGGCGTACCGCGACTTCCACGACGCGTCGCAGCGGGTGCTGGCGGCGAAGCTCATCGAGTGGGGGCTGCTCCAGGTCGAGGACGTGGACAAGGTGCTGGAGCTGGGGCTCCAGCGGCGCTGGACGCTGCACGGCACGGGGCACATGCTCGGCATCGACGTCCACGACTGCGCCGCGGCCCGCACGGAGGAGTACGTGGGCGGCACGCTGCGGGCGGGGATGTGCCTGACGGTGGAGCCGGGGCTGTACTTCCAGGCGGACGACCTGACGGTGCCGGAGGAGTACCGGGGCATCGGCGTGCGGATCGAGGACGACATCCTGGTGACGGAGGACGGCTGCCGGAACCTGTCGGACGGGCTGCCGCGGCAGGCGGACGAGGTCGAGGCGTGGATGGCGCGCCTGCGGGCCTGA
- a CDS encoding PP2C family protein-serine/threonine phosphatase: MAGIELQRLLRPAIAHPAESPAASYDRLSAWAGDLTALHELTGRLARTTELEQALHEILRAGAELLGARRGFAVLQPADGRGPDARVGYGIGAAELGTMETVPRASTSYGRILDAPAATRPADVCRPDLAAEPDLHPRHRDVAMRLGYGAGYAVPLAATGTGAGAAAGAVTAAGAPGTAGTGGDGGPAGGAAAGRGHPGPGQPDQGGMAQPGQTGTGQRTPPGAGHGGAGHPGAGHGGAGHPGAGHAGYGPQEPAAPGPAQPDDAVHPDHGPAAPRPPAPGHPAPGLPHPHPHPHAGQPLPGQPGGTPGPVHPETPGPGPAGPPPYRTGAHPAPVPPVPAAPAALLGAVEWLYDGPARPTDRQRRIAGLYARRAGDHLARLLDLARARTAADGVRAALLPARLPRVPGARVAVRHRTGPLGGGDFYDVLPLPDGALGLAVGSAGGGGPAAVAAMGQLRAGLRAYAVMEGEDPVAVLSDLELLMRLTEPGRRATALFAYAPPGRRSIVVAGAGHCPPLVTGPWRTEYAETTLSAPLGMLTCWEAPSVTIDPAPGETVLLYTDGLLHRTGRPTDQAMTRLHHAAATAPAPVRDDPEALTDHVLARLLPPGPHDGADHPEDVVLLAVQLTG; this comes from the coding sequence GTGGCCGGAATTGAGCTACAGCGACTGCTGCGACCCGCGATCGCACACCCCGCCGAGTCCCCCGCGGCCTCGTACGACCGCCTCTCCGCCTGGGCCGGCGACCTCACCGCACTCCACGAACTGACCGGACGCCTCGCCCGCACCACGGAGTTGGAACAGGCGCTCCACGAGATCCTGCGCGCCGGCGCGGAACTCCTCGGCGCGCGCCGGGGGTTCGCCGTCCTGCAACCCGCCGACGGCCGCGGACCCGACGCCCGCGTCGGCTACGGCATCGGCGCCGCGGAACTGGGCACCATGGAGACCGTGCCACGCGCGTCCACGTCGTACGGGCGCATCCTCGACGCCCCCGCCGCCACCCGCCCCGCCGACGTCTGCCGCCCCGACCTCGCCGCCGAACCCGACCTCCACCCCCGCCACCGCGACGTCGCCATGCGCCTCGGCTACGGGGCGGGCTACGCGGTACCGCTCGCGGCCACGGGCACCGGGGCGGGGGCGGCGGCGGGAGCCGTGACGGCCGCGGGGGCACCGGGCACGGCGGGGACCGGGGGAGACGGAGGTCCTGCGGGCGGCGCGGCGGCGGGACGGGGACACCCGGGGCCGGGACAGCCGGACCAGGGCGGTATGGCACAACCGGGCCAGACGGGAACCGGACAGCGGACACCCCCGGGGGCGGGGCACGGCGGGGCGGGGCATCCGGGGGCGGGGCACGGCGGGGCGGGGCATCCGGGGGCGGGGCACGCCGGCTACGGGCCGCAGGAACCCGCGGCGCCCGGACCCGCGCAACCCGACGACGCCGTGCACCCCGACCACGGGCCCGCGGCCCCCCGGCCACCCGCCCCCGGGCACCCGGCGCCGGGCCTGCCGCACCCGCACCCCCACCCGCACGCCGGGCAGCCGCTGCCGGGACAGCCCGGGGGCACCCCGGGACCCGTACACCCGGAGACACCGGGACCCGGACCAGCCGGCCCGCCCCCCTACCGCACCGGCGCCCACCCCGCCCCCGTGCCCCCCGTGCCCGCCGCGCCCGCCGCCCTCCTCGGCGCCGTCGAGTGGCTCTACGACGGGCCCGCCCGCCCCACCGACCGGCAGCGCCGCATCGCCGGCCTCTACGCCCGCCGCGCCGGCGACCACCTCGCCCGGCTCCTCGACCTCGCCCGCGCCCGCACCGCCGCCGACGGCGTCCGCGCCGCCCTGCTCCCCGCCCGGCTCCCCCGCGTCCCCGGCGCCCGCGTCGCCGTCCGGCACCGCACCGGACCCCTCGGCGGCGGCGACTTCTACGACGTCCTCCCCCTCCCCGACGGCGCCCTCGGCCTCGCCGTCGGCTCCGCGGGCGGCGGCGGACCCGCCGCCGTCGCCGCCATGGGCCAGTTGCGGGCCGGGCTGCGCGCGTACGCCGTCATGGAAGGCGAAGACCCCGTCGCCGTCCTCTCCGACCTCGAACTCCTCATGCGGCTCACCGAACCCGGCCGCCGCGCCACCGCCCTCTTCGCCTACGCGCCGCCCGGCCGCCGCAGCATCGTCGTCGCCGGCGCCGGACACTGCCCGCCGCTCGTCACGGGCCCCTGGCGCACCGAGTACGCCGAGACCACCCTGTCCGCGCCGCTGGGCATGCTCACCTGCTGGGAAGCGCCCAGCGTCACCATCGACCCGGCGCCAGGAGAAACCGTCCTTCTCTACACCGACGGCCTCCTCCACCGCACCGGCCGGCCCACCGACCAGGCCATGACCCGCCTCCACCACGCCGCCGCCACCGCCCCCGCGCCCGTACGCGACGACCCCGAAGCGCTCACCGACCACGTCCTCGCCCGGCTGCTGCCCCCCGGCCCCCACGACGGGGCCGACCACCCGGAGGACGTCGTCCTGCTCGCCGTACAGCTCACCGGCTGA
- a CDS encoding bifunctional DNA primase/polymerase, protein MREYPGKRRRRNGQRALPDAALTFASQWQWPVVPGAGLEPQRRSRRDRTQDRTQETTAQPRDRGCACPYAECAAPGAHPYDPGVLAATTDPRMVRWWWEREPDAPVLLATGGRAPSAVSLPAVTAARALARLDRLGVRTGPVVATPERWALLVAGYGYEELGELLGEHGWVPASLAFHGEGGYLALPPSQTGAGRVRWERAPRPGPDGGAPWLPPVASVVDVLVAAVAAAPGGGSRFVG, encoded by the coding sequence ATGCGCGAATATCCCGGAAAGCGGCGCAGGCGTAACGGGCAGCGGGCGCTGCCGGACGCGGCGCTGACGTTCGCTTCGCAGTGGCAGTGGCCCGTCGTACCCGGAGCGGGCCTGGAACCGCAGCGGCGCAGCCGCCGGGACCGGACGCAGGACAGGACACAGGAGACGACCGCGCAGCCGCGTGACCGCGGCTGCGCGTGCCCCTATGCGGAGTGCGCCGCACCCGGCGCGCATCCCTACGATCCCGGTGTGCTCGCCGCGACGACGGATCCGCGCATGGTGCGCTGGTGGTGGGAGCGGGAGCCGGACGCGCCGGTGCTGCTCGCCACCGGCGGCCGCGCGCCGAGCGCGGTGAGCCTGCCCGCGGTGACCGCGGCGCGGGCGCTGGCGCGGCTGGACCGGCTCGGTGTGCGTACGGGCCCGGTGGTGGCCACGCCGGAGCGCTGGGCGCTGCTGGTGGCCGGCTACGGCTACGAGGAGCTGGGCGAGTTGCTCGGCGAGCACGGCTGGGTGCCGGCGTCGCTGGCCTTCCACGGCGAGGGCGGCTATCTGGCGCTGCCGCCGTCGCAGACGGGCGCGGGCCGGGTCCGCTGGGAGCGGGCGCCGCGGCCGGGGCCGGACGGCGGTGCGCCGTGGCTGCCGCCGGTGGCGTCGGTGGTCGACGTGCTGGTGGCGGCGGTGGCTGCGGCTCCGGGCGGCGGCAGCAGGTTCGTCGGCTGA
- a CDS encoding DUF5926 family protein, with translation MAKKRRPRTKASQPAAVPDGDIPVVGAREPCPCGSGRRYKACHGRAAAQAVTELVRRPFEGLPGECDWVALRELVPAGTAELTLAAGLPGDVPSLTLATVLPMAWPALRRDDGTVLLGLQNDTASGDISRDLADVLTRALTATPGNPVEPAAPTGTGEGPRLQDLLDTSAALRPVVHDGFEFWLDDAASASGEVAASLERANAAAIPTARLDGVEAAYWCEAPEKNHLRWVMPHPEEKLLDALARLHAAGHSQLAEDTRLVGSFRAHGLVVPVWDLPSSMTAEDCEKPAAEFGERLAEALAVTEPLTGTERKARGGLANRQVTLS, from the coding sequence ATGGCGAAGAAGCGCCGCCCCCGTACGAAGGCATCCCAGCCCGCCGCCGTGCCCGACGGCGACATCCCCGTCGTCGGCGCCCGCGAGCCCTGCCCGTGCGGCTCCGGCCGGCGGTACAAGGCATGCCACGGCCGCGCCGCCGCGCAGGCCGTCACCGAGCTGGTCCGCCGGCCCTTCGAGGGACTGCCCGGCGAGTGCGACTGGGTGGCGCTGCGCGAACTCGTCCCCGCCGGCACCGCGGAACTCACCCTCGCCGCCGGCCTCCCCGGCGACGTGCCGTCGCTCACCCTCGCCACCGTGCTGCCCATGGCCTGGCCCGCGCTGCGCCGCGACGACGGCACGGTGCTCCTCGGGCTGCAGAACGACACCGCCTCCGGCGACATCAGCCGCGACCTCGCCGACGTCCTCACCCGCGCGCTGACCGCCACCCCCGGCAACCCCGTCGAACCCGCCGCCCCCACCGGCACCGGCGAAGGCCCGCGGCTCCAGGACCTCCTCGACACCTCCGCGGCCCTGCGGCCCGTGGTGCACGACGGGTTCGAGTTCTGGCTGGACGACGCCGCGTCGGCGTCCGGCGAGGTCGCCGCCTCCCTGGAGCGCGCCAACGCCGCCGCCATCCCCACCGCCCGCCTCGACGGCGTCGAGGCCGCGTACTGGTGCGAGGCGCCGGAGAAGAACCACCTGCGGTGGGTCATGCCCCACCCCGAGGAGAAGCTCCTCGACGCCCTCGCCCGGCTGCACGCCGCCGGCCACTCCCAGCTCGCGGAGGACACCCGCCTCGTCGGCTCGTTCCGCGCGCACGGGCTCGTGGTGCCGGTGTGGGACCTGCCGTCGTCGATGACCGCGGAGGACTGCGAGAAGCCCGCCGCGGAGTTCGGGGAGCGGCTGGCGGAGGCGCTGGCCGTCACCGAGCCCCTGACGGGCACGGAGCGCAAGGCCCGCGGCGGACTCGCCAACCGCCAGGTGACGCTGAGCTGA
- a CDS encoding ATP-binding protein: MVMFVVAQQAPASSMAVPHGPDGVGLARRRLRADLRARGTAETTVDDAVLVLSELLSNACRHARPLATAAATADAEVLVRGRTDPRPAAERGQDPAPGADAAPAAAQAAEESPAAPGPGTADTRVRADWHIDPDGRVTVAVTDGGGPTRPLPATPSVTAKGGRGLAIISSLACDWGVRYDAGPLGEVTVWASLPGR, translated from the coding sequence GTGGTGATGTTCGTGGTGGCACAGCAGGCGCCGGCTTCGTCCATGGCCGTTCCCCACGGCCCGGACGGGGTGGGGCTCGCGCGCCGCCGGCTGCGCGCGGATCTGCGCGCCCGGGGCACCGCGGAGACGACTGTGGACGACGCCGTGCTCGTCCTGTCCGAGCTGCTCAGCAACGCGTGCAGGCACGCCAGACCGCTGGCCACGGCGGCGGCGACCGCGGACGCGGAAGTGCTCGTACGCGGCCGGACGGACCCCCGCCCCGCCGCCGAGCGGGGCCAGGACCCGGCGCCCGGCGCGGACGCCGCGCCCGCCGCCGCCCAGGCCGCGGAGGAGTCGCCCGCCGCCCCCGGCCCCGGTACCGCGGACACGCGCGTACGGGCCGACTGGCACATCGATCCGGACGGCCGCGTCACCGTCGCCGTCACGGACGGTGGCGGACCCACCCGACCACTTCCCGCCACACCCTCGGTCACCGCCAAGGGCGGCCGCGGGCTGGCCATCATCTCCTCCCTCGCCTGCGACTGGGGCGTGCGCTACGACGCGGGACCCCTCGGCGAGGTCACGGTCTGGGCCTCCCTGCCCGGCCGCTGA
- a CDS encoding glycerophosphodiester phosphodiesterase family protein produces the protein MSQAPADRPYGRTEPGPPAVVAHRGASEEAPEHTLAAYRRAIEEGADALECDVRLTADGHLVCVHDRRVNRTSDGRGAVSALELADLAALDFGSWKAREARRDEIGRRQRETPEEPDWERTSVLTLERLLELVTDAGRRVELAIETKHPTRWAGQVEEKLVELLRRFGLAGPAAPPAKGAASPTAPGRHEDGGEPSLVRVMSFSARSLHRVHAAAPAVPTVFLMQFLLPRFRDGRLPRGVGIAGPSVRIVRGNPGYVARLHRAGHRVHVWTVDEPDDVALCARLGVQAVITNRPRQVRAQLDRIGYDTPPTGDA, from the coding sequence GTGAGCCAAGCACCAGCGGATCGGCCGTACGGGCGTACGGAGCCGGGTCCGCCCGCCGTCGTCGCGCACCGGGGCGCGTCCGAGGAGGCGCCGGAGCACACGCTCGCCGCGTACCGCAGGGCCATCGAGGAAGGCGCCGACGCTCTGGAGTGCGACGTGCGGCTCACCGCCGACGGCCATCTCGTCTGTGTCCACGACAGGCGCGTCAACCGTACCTCCGACGGGCGCGGCGCCGTCTCCGCTTTGGAGCTCGCCGACCTCGCCGCCCTCGACTTCGGCTCCTGGAAGGCGCGCGAGGCCCGCCGCGACGAGATCGGCCGGCGCCAGCGCGAGACACCGGAGGAGCCCGACTGGGAACGTACCTCGGTACTCACCCTGGAACGCCTGCTGGAGCTGGTGACCGACGCCGGCCGCCGGGTGGAGCTCGCCATCGAGACCAAGCACCCCACCCGCTGGGCCGGCCAGGTGGAGGAGAAACTGGTCGAGCTGCTCCGCCGCTTCGGCCTCGCCGGCCCGGCGGCCCCGCCCGCCAAGGGCGCGGCATCCCCTACCGCGCCCGGCCGCCACGAGGACGGCGGCGAGCCCTCCCTCGTCCGGGTGATGAGCTTCTCCGCCCGCTCCCTGCACCGCGTCCACGCCGCCGCGCCCGCCGTCCCCACCGTCTTCCTCATGCAGTTCCTCCTCCCCCGCTTCCGCGACGGCCGGCTGCCCCGCGGCGTCGGCATCGCGGGACCGAGCGTGCGCATCGTCCGCGGCAACCCCGGCTACGTCGCCCGCCTCCACCGCGCCGGCCACCGCGTCCACGTCTGGACCGTCGACGAACCCGACGACGTCGCCCTGTGCGCCCGCCTGGGCGTCCAGGCCGTCATCACCAACCGCCCCCGCCAGGTCCGGGCCCAACTGGACCGCATCGGCTACGACACACCGCCGACCGGCGATGCATGA
- a CDS encoding S1C family serine protease, with translation MSTENDGATPRRPDFPPPDAGARSPVESPERASGGAGGAWPTGPERPGGSDAAGPPGGPGAGGHGGARTEQFAAVGAAGGTGSGGHTGPAGGQAGPSGAAGPPGGAGPQWPPPPLSADASPAGATPASPGPAGSPPPTQPGWGSAPPPGGTGWDPAPRPAGNGGRRVGTVVTATLVAALLGGGIGGGIGYWAAESDDSGSTSTTVSGTQDGQKIENPPGSVAGIAGNALPSVVTIEASGGGGDGASGEEGAATGTGFVYDKQGHILTNNHVVAGAEGSGSLTATFSNGKTYDAEVVGQASGYDVAVIKLTDASGAKLTPLPLGDSDKVDVGDQTIAIGSPFGLSGTVTTGIVSAKNRPVASGDASGQQESYMNALQTDASINPGNSGGPLLDHDGNVIGINSAIRPADSGSPFGGGQGGSIGLGFAIPINQADRVAQNLIETGEPVYAIIGVSVDNSYQGKGAKVSESGSDSTGDPVTPGGPAADAGLQPGDVITKLDDTIVDSGPTLIAQLWAHEPGDKVEITYERGGDQKTTQLTLGEREGDG, from the coding sequence GTGAGCACCGAGAACGACGGCGCGACGCCCCGGCGGCCGGACTTCCCGCCGCCGGACGCGGGAGCGAGGTCTCCGGTCGAGTCTCCTGAGCGCGCGAGCGGCGGAGCCGGCGGCGCCTGGCCGACGGGACCGGAGAGGCCGGGTGGTTCGGACGCTGCCGGCCCTCCGGGTGGCCCGGGTGCCGGGGGGCACGGTGGGGCGCGTACGGAGCAGTTCGCCGCGGTCGGCGCCGCGGGCGGCACGGGCTCCGGCGGCCACACCGGCCCCGCCGGAGGTCAGGCCGGGCCCAGCGGCGCCGCCGGTCCCCCCGGCGGCGCCGGCCCGCAGTGGCCCCCGCCCCCGCTGTCGGCAGACGCCTCCCCGGCGGGCGCCACACCGGCGAGCCCCGGCCCGGCGGGCTCGCCGCCCCCCACCCAGCCCGGCTGGGGCAGCGCCCCGCCGCCCGGCGGCACCGGCTGGGACCCGGCCCCCAGGCCCGCGGGGAACGGCGGCCGGCGCGTGGGCACGGTGGTCACGGCCACCCTCGTCGCCGCGCTGCTCGGCGGCGGCATCGGCGGCGGCATCGGGTACTGGGCGGCCGAGAGCGACGACTCCGGCAGCACGTCCACGACCGTCTCCGGCACGCAGGACGGCCAGAAGATCGAGAACCCGCCCGGCTCGGTCGCCGGCATCGCCGGCAACGCGCTGCCCAGCGTCGTGACCATCGAGGCCAGCGGCGGCGGCGGTGACGGCGCCTCCGGCGAGGAGGGCGCGGCCACCGGCACCGGCTTCGTCTACGACAAGCAGGGCCACATCCTCACCAACAACCACGTCGTGGCGGGCGCCGAGGGCAGCGGGTCGCTGACGGCGACGTTCTCCAACGGCAAGACGTACGACGCCGAGGTCGTCGGCCAGGCCAGCGGCTACGACGTCGCGGTCATCAAGCTCACCGACGCCTCCGGCGCCAAGCTGACGCCGCTGCCGCTCGGCGACTCCGACAAGGTCGACGTCGGCGACCAGACCATCGCCATCGGCTCGCCGTTCGGCCTGTCGGGCACGGTCACCACCGGCATCGTGAGCGCCAAGAACCGCCCGGTGGCCTCCGGCGACGCGAGCGGCCAGCAGGAGTCGTACATGAACGCCCTGCAGACCGACGCCTCCATCAACCCCGGCAACTCCGGCGGTCCGCTGCTCGACCACGACGGCAACGTCATCGGCATCAACTCCGCGATCCGCCCGGCGGACAGCGGCAGCCCGTTCGGCGGCGGCCAGGGCGGCAGCATCGGCCTGGGCTTCGCGATCCCCATCAACCAGGCGGACCGGGTCGCGCAGAACCTCATCGAGACCGGCGAGCCGGTGTACGCGATCATCGGCGTCTCCGTCGACAACTCGTACCAGGGCAAGGGCGCGAAGGTCAGCGAGTCGGGCAGCGACTCGACGGGCGACCCGGTGACGCCGGGCGGACCCGCGGCCGACGCGGGGCTGCAGCCGGGCGACGTGATCACGAAGCTGGACGACACGATCGTCGACAGCGGACCGACGCTGATCGCCCAACTCTGGGCGCACGAGCCGGGCGACAAGGTGGAGATCACCTACGAGCGCGGCGGCGACCAGAAGACGACGCAGCTCACCCTCGGCGAACGCGAGGGCGACGGCTGA
- a CDS encoding aminoglycoside phosphotransferase family protein, with protein sequence MPSETTAGATAAIAAAETAETAAAVAGGAAAGGPVVTPAVDEALAGRLLAAQFPRWAHLPLRPLHSGGSDHLIFRLGDAMSVRLPRGDWAAGQAEKELLWLPRLAPHLPLAVPAPLEVGEPAFGYPWHWSVSRWLDGRTATPEGLADPVEAAADVAAFLGALQGLALPSDASYGLLSPAVPLRDRDRTTRAAIAAVGAAGAFDARALTAVWEAAVEAGDRDGPPVWFHGDMHNGNLLTRAGQLSAVLDFGGLGVGDPACDLVIAWTLLDAGPRAAFREALGADDAAWARGRGWALTTALSAYTAYAATNPLVARNTTRQITEALADATP encoded by the coding sequence TTGCCGTCCGAGACCACCGCCGGCGCCACCGCAGCCATCGCAGCCGCAGAAACCGCAGAAACCGCAGCCGCCGTCGCCGGCGGAGCCGCCGCGGGCGGCCCCGTCGTCACCCCCGCAGTCGACGAGGCGCTGGCCGGGCGTCTGCTGGCGGCGCAGTTCCCGCGCTGGGCGCATCTGCCGCTGCGCCCCCTGCACTCCGGCGGCTCGGACCACCTGATCTTCCGGCTCGGCGACGCCATGTCCGTACGCCTCCCGCGCGGCGACTGGGCCGCGGGCCAGGCCGAGAAGGAACTCCTCTGGCTCCCCCGCCTCGCCCCGCACCTGCCGCTGGCGGTGCCCGCCCCGCTGGAGGTCGGCGAGCCGGCGTTCGGCTACCCGTGGCACTGGTCGGTGTCCCGGTGGCTCGACGGCCGGACGGCGACCCCCGAAGGACTGGCGGATCCGGTGGAGGCGGCGGCGGACGTGGCGGCGTTCCTGGGCGCGCTGCAGGGCCTTGCGCTGCCTTCCGACGCGTCGTACGGGCTGCTCTCCCCCGCGGTGCCGCTGCGGGACCGCGACCGTACGACGCGGGCGGCGATCGCGGCGGTGGGTGCGGCCGGGGCGTTCGACGCCCGCGCGCTGACGGCGGTGTGGGAGGCGGCCGTCGAGGCGGGGGACCGGGACGGGCCGCCGGTGTGGTTCCACGGCGACATGCACAACGGCAACCTCCTCACCCGCGCCGGCCAGTTGAGCGCCGTCCTCGACTTCGGCGGCCTGGGCGTCGGCGACCCGGCGTGCGACCTGGTCATCGCCTGGACCCTGCTGGACGCCGGGCCGCGCGCGGCGTTCCGCGAGGCGCTGGGCGCGGACGACGCGGCGTGGGCGCGGGGGCGGGGGTGGGCGCTGACGACGGCGCTCAGCGCGTACACGGCGTACGCGGCGACGAACCCGCTCGTCGCCCGCAACACGACCCGCCAGATCACCGAGGCCCTGGCGGACGCCACGCCGTGA
- a CDS encoding GNAT family N-acetyltransferase produces MGTDGTHIEPAGVADFHQVLADHPRYWGERDMRALHLLAMVQEFGDTCLVARAADGIRGYVFGFVTPSRTGYVHLIATRDDARGTGLGRRLYGAFAAAATRQGAERLKAITSVANAGSQAFHRGLGFTARVAEDYDGAGRPMVVFARNLPL; encoded by the coding sequence ATGGGCACTGACGGGACGCACATCGAGCCGGCGGGCGTGGCGGACTTCCACCAGGTGCTCGCCGACCACCCCCGGTACTGGGGCGAGCGCGACATGCGCGCGCTGCATCTGCTGGCGATGGTGCAGGAGTTCGGCGACACCTGCCTGGTCGCCCGCGCCGCGGACGGCATCCGCGGGTACGTCTTCGGCTTCGTCACCCCGTCCCGTACGGGATACGTCCACCTGATCGCCACCCGCGACGACGCCCGCGGCACGGGACTGGGCCGGCGGCTGTACGGCGCGTTCGCGGCGGCGGCGACGCGGCAGGGGGCGGAGCGGCTGAAGGCGATCACGTCGGTGGCCAACGCGGGGTCGCAGGCGTTCCACCGCGGGCTGGGGTTCACGGCGCGGGTGGCGGAGGACTACGACGGGGCGGGGCGGCCGATGGTGGTGTTCGCCCGGAACCTGCCGCTGTAG